The Salinirubrum litoreum genome segment GGCATCGTCGCCTGTGCCGCCTTCGAGGAGGCCGGTGTCCGCGCGTATCCCGACGTCGAACTCGACGACCTCGTCCGCGTCGCGGGCGACGCCGAGGAGCACGAGGGAGCACTCCAGATCGAAGTCGACGATCTGACGCTCCTGACCGACGAGACAGCCGAGGAAGCCGAGGAACGACTGGACGCCGCCCTCGCAGAGCGCGCCGAACCGGCGACGCCCGAACCGCTCGTCGAGTGGGACGCCTTCGCCAAACTCCACGACGACTTACAGGAGGTCGCCCGGCTACTCCGCCGGACCGTGCTGGAGGGTCGCCCGCTCCGCGTCCGGCACCACGCCGACGGCGACGGCATGTGTGCGTCGGTCCCGGTACAGATGGCGCTGGAGAACTTCATCGCCGAGGTCCACGAGGACCCGGACGCGCCCCGACACCTGTTCAAGCGACTGCCGAGCAAGGCCCCGTTCTACGAGATGGAGGACGTGACCCGCGACCTGAACTTCGCGCTCGGCGGACAGGCGCGGCACGGGCAGAAGCTCCCGTTCCTGCTGATGGTGGACAACGGCTCGACCGAGGAGGACGTGCCGGCCTACCAGAACCTCGCGCACTACGACATCCCCATCGCGGTCGTCGACCACCACCACCCCGACCCGGACGCGGTGAACGACCTGCTGGACGCCCACGTCAACCCGTACCTCTACGACGAGGACTACCGGATCACGACCGGGATGATGTGTGTCGAACTCGCCCGGATGATCGACCCCGAGATCACGGACGATCTGCGGCACGTCCCGGCGGTCGCCGGCCTCTCGGACCGCTCGAAGGCCGAGGCGATGCACGACTACGTCGCACTCGCCGAGGCCGAGGGGTACGACCGCGCAGACCTCGAAGACATCGGCGAGGCGCTGGACTACGCGGCCCACTGGCTCCGCTACGACGACGGCAAGTCGATGGTCAACGACGTGTTGAACGTCGGCTGTGACGACGAGGCCCGCCACGAGGAACTCGTGGAGTTCCTCTCGACGCGCGCCCAGCGCGACGTGGACCGGCAACTCGACGCCGTCGAACCGCACGTCGAACACGAGATGCTGGCCTCCGGTGCGCACCTCTACCGGATCGACGTGGACGAGTTCGCCCACCGGTTCACCTACCCCGCGCCGGGGAAGACGACCGGACAGCTCCACGACCGGAAGGTGCAGGAGACCGGCGAACCGGTCATCACCATCGGCTACGGGCCGGACTTCGCGGTCCTCAGATCCGACGGCGTTCGGCTCGACATCCCGAACATGGTGACGG includes the following:
- a CDS encoding DHH family phosphoesterase, with product MTDTEAGDSGAGDSRPVVYDLAPDCTLEDASVGEQYHAVVNGVVEYGVFVDISDHVSGLVHESNLDRSYDVGDRLIVELVEVKDNGDIAFGVVDSDDYRTEVVDHEIALTPVETLGTGDTATIEGRVVQIKQTGGPTIFHVADETGIVACAAFEEAGVRAYPDVELDDLVRVAGDAEEHEGALQIEVDDLTLLTDETAEEAEERLDAALAERAEPATPEPLVEWDAFAKLHDDLQEVARLLRRTVLEGRPLRVRHHADGDGMCASVPVQMALENFIAEVHEDPDAPRHLFKRLPSKAPFYEMEDVTRDLNFALGGQARHGQKLPFLLMVDNGSTEEDVPAYQNLAHYDIPIAVVDHHHPDPDAVNDLLDAHVNPYLYDEDYRITTGMMCVELARMIDPEITDDLRHVPAVAGLSDRSKAEAMHDYVALAEAEGYDRADLEDIGEALDYAAHWLRYDDGKSMVNDVLNVGCDDEARHEELVEFLSTRAQRDVDRQLDAVEPHVEHEMLASGAHLYRIDVDEFAHRFTYPAPGKTTGQLHDRKVQETGEPVITIGYGPDFAVLRSDGVRLDIPNMVTELNDEIPGGGVSGGGHLVVGSIKFVKGRRGDVIDALVEKMADADLDEELSSTATLDD